The Hymenobacter baengnokdamensis genome includes a region encoding these proteins:
- a CDS encoding ArnT family glycosyltransferase: MKHRLPLLFALLKFVSGLLLAGYGTYELHRDEYLYLDYGRHLAWGYIEVPPLTALQSWVSLALGGGFFWVKAWPLLWGSLTIYIVVRLAQRLGGGPWAQALAGVCYLTTAYGRVNLLFQPNAFEIFSFTLGIYLLVRHAQPDGQPRHLYWLGLVLGLGILNKYTTFFFGAAVLAALLLTTPRLFARRPVWLAGGLALLVAAPTLWWQLRHGLPFRHHMALLHDTQLVHVTLASFWSAQLLLCFAALLVWVPGLWAALRGQPAPAVRVAGLVFVVGLLILTILHGKSYYSLGYYPALFAIGAVWWQTRLAGRSGLRIALLALPLLLWVPIVRDIFPILPPAAMARLSQRPLHQKLGLNRWEDGQVHPLPQDFADMLGWHELADKTWLAYQALPDSTRARTLIKCDDYGQAGALNYYNRGRAMPAATSFNGSYLYWFPALPARPWRNLLLVGEGHPDELVPYFQEFRKVGEMTTPYARERGVTIYLGINPSPALLARAYGERRTELAAWEGNLKY; the protein is encoded by the coding sequence ATGAAGCACCGCTTACCCCTATTATTCGCGCTCCTCAAGTTTGTTTCGGGGCTATTGCTGGCCGGCTACGGCACCTACGAGCTGCACCGCGACGAATACCTGTACCTCGACTACGGCCGGCACCTGGCCTGGGGCTACATCGAAGTGCCGCCCCTCACTGCCCTGCAAAGCTGGGTATCGCTGGCGCTGGGCGGCGGGTTTTTCTGGGTGAAAGCGTGGCCGCTGCTCTGGGGCAGCCTTACTATTTATATCGTGGTGCGGCTGGCGCAGCGGCTGGGTGGCGGGCCGTGGGCGCAGGCGCTGGCCGGCGTGTGCTACCTCACTACGGCCTACGGCCGGGTTAATCTGCTGTTTCAACCCAATGCGTTTGAAATATTCAGCTTTACACTCGGAATTTATTTACTGGTGCGCCACGCCCAGCCCGACGGCCAGCCCCGGCACCTTTATTGGCTGGGTTTGGTGCTGGGGCTGGGCATTCTCAACAAATACACCACCTTCTTTTTTGGTGCCGCCGTGCTGGCGGCGCTCCTGCTCACCACCCCGCGCCTATTTGCCCGGCGGCCCGTCTGGCTGGCGGGTGGCCTGGCGCTGCTGGTAGCGGCACCCACGCTATGGTGGCAGCTGCGCCACGGCTTACCCTTTCGCCACCATATGGCCCTGCTGCACGACACGCAGCTGGTGCACGTAACGCTAGCCAGCTTCTGGAGCGCCCAGCTCCTGCTGTGCTTTGCGGCGCTGCTGGTGTGGGTGCCGGGGCTATGGGCGGCCCTGCGCGGGCAGCCCGCGCCGGCGGTCCGCGTAGCCGGACTCGTATTCGTGGTCGGGCTGCTTATTCTGACCATCCTGCATGGCAAAAGCTACTATAGCTTAGGCTATTACCCGGCATTGTTTGCGATTGGGGCCGTGTGGTGGCAAACCCGGCTGGCCGGCCGGTCAGGCCTGCGAATAGCCTTGCTGGCCCTGCCGCTGTTATTGTGGGTGCCCATCGTGCGCGACATCTTTCCCATTCTGCCGCCAGCGGCCATGGCGCGTCTCAGCCAGCGGCCTTTGCACCAGAAGCTGGGTCTCAACCGCTGGGAAGATGGCCAGGTGCACCCGCTGCCCCAGGATTTTGCCGATATGCTGGGCTGGCACGAGCTGGCCGACAAAACCTGGCTGGCCTACCAGGCCCTGCCCGACTCCACGCGCGCCCGCACGCTCATCAAGTGCGACGACTATGGTCAGGCCGGGGCCCTCAACTACTACAATCGCGGCCGGGCAATGCCCGCCGCTACCAGCTTCAATGGCAGCTACTTGTATTGGTTTCCGGCGCTGCCGGCCCGGCCCTGGCGCAACCTGCTGCTCGTGGGTGAAGGCCACCCCGATGAACTCGTGCCTTATTTCCAGGAGTTTCGTAAAGTGGGCGAAATGACCACGCCCTACGCCCGCGAGCGCGGGGTTACTATTTACCTCGGCATAAACCCCAGCCCGGCCCTGCTGGCCCGCGCCTACGGCGAGCGGCGCACCGAATTAGCGGCCTGGGAAGGCAACCTGAAGTACTAG
- a CDS encoding DUF1361 domain-containing protein: protein MPLSVAALRRRLPLLLVLGLSLALSFTLIAARLVITRQLLFVFLLWNLFLAAIPFGLSAALHLATRPPGARLLLPIGLVWLLFFPNAPYLITDLFHLEPRPGVPYWYDLALIMSCAWNGLMLAFASLLDMHTLVRQRLGFWAGWGFATAALGLSAFGVYLGRFLRYNSWDVLSNPFTLFYDILNRIQHPFTYPRTWGVTVVFWAFLLIAYATVRLLGPGREPGATDTR, encoded by the coding sequence ATGCCACTTTCTGTTGCGGCGCTGCGGCGCCGGCTGCCGCTGCTGCTGGTATTGGGGCTGTCGCTGGCCCTGAGCTTCACGCTTATTGCGGCGCGACTAGTTATCACCCGGCAGCTGCTGTTCGTTTTTCTGCTCTGGAACCTGTTTCTGGCCGCTATACCGTTTGGGCTGAGCGCCGCGCTGCACCTGGCCACCCGGCCGCCCGGCGCGCGGCTGCTGCTCCCCATCGGCCTGGTATGGCTGCTGTTTTTCCCCAATGCGCCTTACCTCATTACCGACCTCTTTCACCTGGAGCCCCGGCCCGGCGTACCCTACTGGTACGACCTGGCCCTCATCATGTCCTGCGCCTGGAACGGGCTGATGCTGGCCTTCGCCTCGCTGCTCGACATGCACACGCTGGTGCGCCAGCGCCTGGGCTTCTGGGCGGGCTGGGGGTTTGCGACGGCCGCCCTGGGCCTAAGCGCGTTTGGTGTGTATCTCGGACGTTTTCTGAGGTATAATTCCTGGGATGTGCTCAGCAACCCGTTTACGCTATTCTACGATATCCTGAACCGGATTCAGCACCCTTTCACTTACCCGCGCACCTGGGGCGTCACGGTCGTTTTCTGGGCTTTTTTGCTCATTGCCTACGCTACCGTGCGGTTGCTGGGGCCGGGCCGGGAGCCGGGAGCGACCGATACCAGGTGA